One genomic segment of archaeon BMS3Bbin15 includes these proteins:
- a CDS encoding putative universal stress protein yields MKILVATDGSEEGDKAVEKAGELARLHNVGVSVITCEEKITGLPVEGAVEVINNAIEKDAVDILEKAKAKLAEIGVEATTEFRWGHPERQILDYAGKIDAELIVVGSRGKHMGEFKRFIMGSVSREIIENAKCSVLVVR; encoded by the coding sequence TTGAAAATATTGGTTGCAACCGACGGCTCTGAAGAAGGCGATAAAGCTGTTGAAAAAGCAGGTGAACTGGCAAGGCTACATAATGTGGGTGTCAGTGTTATAACATGTGAGGAAAAGATTACTGGTCTGCCTGTTGAAGGGGCTGTTGAGGTGATAAATAATGCAATTGAGAAGGATGCAGTTGATATCCTTGAAAAGGCTAAAGCGAAACTGGCTGAAATCGGTGTTGAAGCCACAACAGAGTTCAGATGGGGACATCCTGAGAGACAGATTCTGGACTATGCAGGCAAAATTGATGCGGAGCTTATTGTTGTAGGTTCCAGGGGGAAGCACATGGGTGAGTTTAAACGCTTCATTATGGGGAGCGTTTCCAGGGAGATTATAGAAAACGCTAAATGTAGTGTATTGGTTGTGAGGTGA
- the argB_2 gene encoding acetylglutamate kinase, with protein sequence MKEKALRAEILAQALPYIEKFYNSYVVIKYGGHAMLDSKAMEWTIKDTILLKYVGMKPIIVHGGGPEITTAMKKMGVKPKFISGLRVTDKDTLDVVKMVLVGKINTELVSKFNAYSCPSVGLSGKDGRLIIAKQSSPKKIIRDGEELEVDLGYVGEIKNINSEILEILTSNGYIPVISPVGLTEEGESLNLNADTVAGDIASAVKARRLIVLTDVPGVLMDVNDTGSLIKKLKTTKIKTLIKRKIIQGSMLPKIEACKRALLNDVEAAHIIDGRVNHSILLELFTDEGIGTMLEL encoded by the coding sequence ATGAAGGAAAAAGCTCTCAGAGCAGAAATTCTTGCCCAGGCTCTGCCATATATAGAGAAGTTCTATAATAGCTATGTTGTTATAAAGTATGGCGGTCATGCCATGCTTGATAGTAAAGCCATGGAATGGACAATAAAGGACACCATACTTCTGAAATATGTCGGTATGAAGCCTATAATTGTACATGGCGGCGGGCCAGAAATTACAACAGCTATGAAAAAGATGGGAGTTAAACCAAAATTTATATCAGGACTTCGAGTTACAGACAAAGATACTCTCGATGTAGTCAAAATGGTACTTGTTGGGAAGATAAATACAGAACTTGTCTCAAAATTCAATGCATATAGCTGTCCATCGGTGGGGCTTTCGGGAAAGGATGGAAGGCTTATAATTGCAAAACAGAGCAGTCCAAAGAAGATAATCAGGGACGGAGAGGAACTTGAAGTTGACCTTGGCTATGTGGGAGAAATCAAAAATATAAATTCTGAAATTCTTGAAATCCTTACCTCCAATGGCTATATTCCTGTTATCTCACCTGTGGGATTGACTGAAGAGGGAGAAAGCCTGAATCTCAACGCTGACACTGTGGCAGGGGACATAGCCTCGGCAGTAAAAGCCAGGAGGCTTATAGTCCTCACCGATGTGCCAGGGGTACTCATGGACGTCAATGACACGGGAAGTCTGATAAAAAAGCTGAAGACAACAAAAATAAAAACCCTTATAAAGAGAAAGATAATACAGGGTTCAATGCTTCCGAAAATTGAAGCCTGCAAAAGAGCTCTACTGAACGATGTTGAAGCTGCTCATATTATAGACGGCAGGGTTAATCACAGCATACTTCTTGAGCTTTTCACAGATGAAGGCATAGGTACCATGCTGGAACTTTGA